The segment TTCATCGCCTCGCCCATGCGAGACGGCTCGTCTGGTGGGCGACCGGTATAGGTCGAGAGGTAGATGGCGTCGCGACGACGGGTCAGTGCGTCGAAGGTGGCGACGGGAAAAGGCTCGACGCCATTGTAGTAACCGGTGTGATCGCCGAAGGGCCCTTCGGGTGCGGTTTCGGTTACCGATACGCGGCCTTCGAGCACGATTTCGGCCGAAGCCGGAATGGGCAGAGCGACGGTTACGCCAGTGGTGAGGAGACTGGGCTTGCGGCGCAAGACGCCGGCAAAGGTCAGCTCGTTCATGCCATCGGGCAGCGGCATGACGGCAGAGAGCACGGTGGCGGGATCGGCGCCAATGGCGACGGCCACGGGCATGTCCTCGCCCTTCTGCTGCCACAGGCGGAAATGGCGGGCGCCACCGCGGCTGGGCAGCCAGCGCATGATGGCCTGGCGCGGCCCCAAGACCTGCATGCGATAGACGCCGACATTGATGTCTGACGGATCGTCGGGCGCGCGGGTGATGACCAGTGGCCAGGTGATGAGGGGGCCGGGTTCTCCAGGCCAGCACCACTGGACAGGGAGTGTGCCAATGTCGACTTCGTCACCACGCAGGATCACATCATGGCAGGCGGCGCGACGCGCGGACTTTGGCCGCATGTTGAGTGCAGCGCGCAGCATATCGCGCTGTTGCCAGGCGGCACGCAAGTCGCGTGGCGGCTTGGGTGAACGCAAGGCGGCCAGGGCTTCTCCCAGTTCCGGCAGTGCGGAAGGATCGAGGCCCAGGCCCCAGGCCGTGCGCTCAACCGTGCCGAAAAGGTTCAGCAGCATGGGGATGTCCGACTTGCGGCCATCGGGCAGGACGGGATGTTCCAGCAGGAGAGCAGGCCCTTCGGCATGCAGCACGCGGCGGTGCAGTTCGGTGGCCTCTAGCTGCACGGAAATGGGCTCTGCGATGCGATGCAGCTGGCCGCGCTCCTGGAGCAGATCGAGGAAGGCGCGCAGGTCGGTTGCGGTCAGGTGAGTCAGGTGGGGGAGCGCGGGCGTGGTCATGGCGCCTGACTAGCCCGCCAAAGCCAGTTTCACTTTGCGCTAGAGCAAAGCCGGGATTGGGACAGAAGGATAGGTGTCGGGGCAAAGAACAAGGATAGGCCCATGATATTGCCGCGCCCGCTCACGACGATCATCGATCGCGTGCCACTTTCTGTCACGCAGCGCGTGGTGGGGACCGTTTTCGCGCAGGTGATGAAGCAGCATCCGCGGCTGTTCGACCGGCTCGGCGATTATGCCAACAAGCAGTTCGGCTTCATGCCGAGTGATCTCAATCTGAGCTTCGTGATCCAGCCTGCGCGGCGCGTGATCCGGGTTTATCGCGGCAAGGCGCCCAAGGTCGATGCGGGTGTATCCGGGCCGCTGGTGACCCTGCTGGCGCTGCTGGAGGGACGGATCGATGGCGATGCGGTGTTCTTCTCGCGCGAGCTGGAATTGACCGGAGACATGGAGGCGGTGCTGGCGCTGCGCAATGCGCTGGACGACAGTGGCTTCGACCTGCCGCGCGACCTTTCGCCGGTGGCCGGGCCGTTCGCCCCGCTGTTCAAGCGGATCGCCGAAGGCGTGCGCGCCCGGGCGCTGGGAGAGCTGGCATGATGGAGCTGATCTGCCCGGCCGGCACGCCTGCCGCCTATCGCGAAGCCGCCGATGCGGGTGCCGATGCAATTTACTGCGGCTTCCGCAATGACACCAATGCTCGCAATTTTCCCGGCCTCAATTTCTCACCCGAAGAACTGACCGAGGCCATCGCCTATGGACGAGCCAAGGGCGTCCACACCTATGTGGCGCTCAACACCTTCATGCGGGCGGGACAGGAAGAAACCTGGTATCGCGCCGCAGCCGATGCGGTGAAGGCCGGAGCACATGCGCTGATCGTGGCCGATCTTGCACTGATGGCGCATGTGGCGGAGAACTACCCGCAGGTGCGCCTCCATGTGTCGGTGCAGGCTTCGGCATCCAATGCAGAGGCGATCGAGTTCCTGGTCTCGAGCTTTGGCGCAAAACGGCTTGTGCTGCCGCGCGTGCTGACCATTCGCGAGATTGCGGCCATCGCCAGCCAAGTCACCTGCGAGCTGGAAGTCTTCGCCTTTGGTGGGCTCTGCGTGATGGCGGAGGGACGGTGCAGCCTGTCCTCCTATGTGACGGGCCTGTCGCCCAATATGCAGGGCGTTTGCTCGCCGGCCAGCCACGTGCGCTATCGCAATGACGGCGACGAAATGGTGTCCGAGTTGGGCGGTTTCACCATCAACCGCTTCGGTGAAGGGGAGCCAGCCGGTTACCCGACATTGTGCAAGGGGCGGTTCCACATCGCCGAGGACGAAGGCTACGCCTTCGAAGATCCGGTGAGTCTCGATGTCATGGAGCATATCGAAGCGCTGGCGGCAGCAGGCGTCACGGCGCTCAAGGTCGAAGGTCGGCAGCGCGGCAAGGCCTATGTGGCCGAAGTGGTGCGCCGGCTCAAGGATGCGCTGAAATCCTCGCCCGAAGAGCGGGTTAAGCATGTCGAAGGCCTGCGCAAGTTGAGCGAAGGCCAACGGACGACGGCCGGTGCCTATGAAAAGAAGTGGCGTTGAAATGAGTAAGCTGCGCATGACGCTTGGCCCGGTTCCCTATCTGTGGGAGGGGCCGAAATGGCGAGACTTCTATTTTCGTATAGCCGACGCCCCGAGCATCGAGGGCGTGACACTGGGCGAAGTGGTGTGCTCGAAGCGCGAGCATTTCATCCGGCCGCATATGGATGCGGTGATCGAGCGGCTACAGGCCAGCGGCAAGGACGTTGCCGTTGCGACCCTGGCGCTGGTGACGCTTGATCGCGAGCGCAATCTGACGCGACAGGTGGCGAGTTCTCCCCTGCCCGTGGAAGCCAATGATCTGTCGGCCTTGTCGCTGCTGGCGGGAATGCCGCATCGCGTGGGGCCATTCGTCAATGTCTATAATGGTGCGACGGCGGCTCTGCTGCAAAAGAAGGGCGCCAATCGCGTCTGCCTCGGGGCGGAACTGCCGGCCGATTCCATCGCGCGGATCACAGCGGGAGCGCCGGGGCTGGAGTTTGAACTGACCGGCTTCGGTCGCTTGCCGCTGGCGATCTCGGCGCGCTGCGCCCATGCCAGGGCCAAGGGCCATACCAAGGACAATTGCCAGTTCATCTGCAAGGAAGATCCGGACGGGCTGGATGTCGATACGCTGGACGACCAGGCCTTCCTCACCATCAATGGCGTGCAGACCATGTCGCGTCACTGCCAGGTTCTGCTGGGTGACCTGCCGCTGTTGGAGCGGTCCGGCATCACCCATTTCCGCCTCTCCCCGCAGGATTGCGACATGGTGGCGGTGGCGGAGGTGTTTGCCGGTGTGCGGGATGAGCGAATGGCGCCTACCGAGGGCGTCGAACGGCTGCGGGAGATCTATCCGGGCGCCGCATTTTCCAATGGCGTCATTCACGGGGTTCCCGGCATGAATTGGGTGGCGGCATGATCGAAGTGGACAAGGCCGAACCGAGCCGGCTGGCCGAGCGGCTGCATGCGCTGATCGACACGGCGGCGCCCGATTGCGACTGCAGGGACAAGGTCGACAGCGCCCTGCAGCAATTCGTCGACCAGGAACAGCATCGCATGGACCGGCTGCATCTGGTCGAGGCGCGGCAGCACCGGGCAGCCGTGTCGGCACTGGTCGACCTGCTGGGGGACATCGAGGAACTGAGCAGTTGCGAAAGCGATCGCTCGGTGTTTGCGGAGATGGC is part of the uncultured Devosia sp. genome and harbors:
- a CDS encoding U32 family peptidase; translated protein: MSKLRMTLGPVPYLWEGPKWRDFYFRIADAPSIEGVTLGEVVCSKREHFIRPHMDAVIERLQASGKDVAVATLALVTLDRERNLTRQVASSPLPVEANDLSALSLLAGMPHRVGPFVNVYNGATAALLQKKGANRVCLGAELPADSIARITAGAPGLEFELTGFGRLPLAISARCAHARAKGHTKDNCQFICKEDPDGLDVDTLDDQAFLTINGVQTMSRHCQVLLGDLPLLERSGITHFRLSPQDCDMVAVAEVFAGVRDERMAPTEGVERLREIYPGAAFSNGVIHGVPGMNWVAA
- a CDS encoding peptidase U32 family protein — encoded protein: MELICPAGTPAAYREAADAGADAIYCGFRNDTNARNFPGLNFSPEELTEAIAYGRAKGVHTYVALNTFMRAGQEETWYRAAADAVKAGAHALIVADLALMAHVAENYPQVRLHVSVQASASNAEAIEFLVSSFGAKRLVLPRVLTIREIAAIASQVTCELEVFAFGGLCVMAEGRCSLSSYVTGLSPNMQGVCSPASHVRYRNDGDEMVSELGGFTINRFGEGEPAGYPTLCKGRFHIAEDEGYAFEDPVSLDVMEHIEALAAAGVTALKVEGRQRGKAYVAEVVRRLKDALKSSPEERVKHVEGLRKLSEGQRTTAGAYEKKWR
- a CDS encoding SCP2 sterol-binding domain-containing protein, which gives rise to MILPRPLTTIIDRVPLSVTQRVVGTVFAQVMKQHPRLFDRLGDYANKQFGFMPSDLNLSFVIQPARRVIRVYRGKAPKVDAGVSGPLVTLLALLEGRIDGDAVFFSRELELTGDMEAVLALRNALDDSGFDLPRDLSPVAGPFAPLFKRIAEGVRARALGELA
- a CDS encoding UbiD family decarboxylase, translating into MTTPALPHLTHLTATDLRAFLDLLQERGQLHRIAEPISVQLEATELHRRVLHAEGPALLLEHPVLPDGRKSDIPMLLNLFGTVERTAWGLGLDPSALPELGEALAALRSPKPPRDLRAAWQQRDMLRAALNMRPKSARRAACHDVILRGDEVDIGTLPVQWCWPGEPGPLITWPLVITRAPDDPSDINVGVYRMQVLGPRQAIMRWLPSRGGARHFRLWQQKGEDMPVAVAIGADPATVLSAVMPLPDGMNELTFAGVLRRKPSLLTTGVTVALPIPASAEIVLEGRVSVTETAPEGPFGDHTGYYNGVEPFPVATFDALTRRRDAIYLSTYTGRPPDEPSRMGEAMNHLFVPLARGQFSEIRDLHLPPEACSYRAMVVSIDKRYPGQARRVMMGLWSMLPQFSMTKLIIVVDPDIDVRNWGDVLWAISTRFDAQRDLLTLDDTPIDYLDFASPKSGLGGKMGIDATNKIGAETDREWGVPLKMSDEVTSRMDEIWGRLDLGAGRP